One segment of Oscillospiraceae bacterium MB08-C2-2 DNA contains the following:
- a CDS encoding LacI family DNA-binding transcriptional regulator translates to MATIKEIAYLAGVSRGTVDRVLNNRGAVNPQTAQKVKEIAKAINYIPNRAGRTLAVKKKQLKFGFILFGSTSSNPFFLDMVCGIEDRSESLKEYGVTVSVRYAVIDNPDYQVQLIDELLLEGIDGLAITPINHPAVFRRLKKLTRSGFPVVTANSDIPDCGRIAYVGSNYYKSGTTAAGLMNLVCREGAKVGIVIGSPWVLCHSERVAGFTDHIKRYYPHIQVVDTVINNDDDLDSLSVTRKLLKAYPEIDSLYLAAAGVQGACRAVKDMNLLGKLNIISYDTTAPTRQLVEEGAIIATIAQSPFTQGSKPLDILMDYVGMGIRPEKEFYYTRLEIKIKENI, encoded by the coding sequence ATGGCGACTATTAAGGAGATTGCGTATCTAGCAGGCGTATCACGCGGCACAGTGGACCGCGTTCTCAATAACCGTGGGGCTGTAAATCCGCAAACGGCACAAAAAGTAAAAGAAATTGCAAAAGCCATTAACTATATCCCAAACCGTGCGGGGAGAACTCTGGCGGTAAAAAAGAAACAGCTCAAGTTTGGTTTTATTTTATTTGGCAGCACCTCCAGCAATCCGTTCTTCTTGGATATGGTGTGTGGGATCGAGGATCGGAGCGAATCACTCAAAGAATATGGCGTAACCGTTTCTGTTCGTTATGCGGTGATTGATAATCCGGATTATCAGGTGCAGCTGATCGATGAGCTGCTGTTGGAGGGAATAGATGGGCTGGCCATTACGCCGATCAACCATCCCGCCGTGTTTAGGCGTCTGAAAAAGCTGACAAGGTCAGGCTTCCCTGTGGTAACTGCTAATAGTGATATCCCTGATTGTGGGAGAATTGCCTATGTAGGGAGCAATTATTATAAAAGCGGAACCACTGCTGCTGGGTTGATGAATCTGGTATGCAGAGAAGGCGCCAAAGTGGGAATTGTCATTGGATCGCCATGGGTCTTGTGTCATTCTGAGCGTGTGGCTGGGTTTACGGATCATATTAAAAGATATTATCCGCACATTCAGGTTGTGGATACGGTAATTAACAATGATGATGATTTGGATAGTCTTTCAGTCACTCGAAAATTGCTGAAGGCTTATCCGGAGATTGATTCGCTTTATTTGGCGGCGGCTGGTGTTCAGGGTGCCTGCCGGGCTGTAAAAGATATGAATTTGCTGGGAAAGCTGAATATTATCAGCTACGATACCACTGCACCAACACGGCAGTTGGTGGAAGAAGGCGCGATCATAGCCACCATTGCCCAGAGTCCTTTTACCCAGGGCTCCAAGCCCTTAGATATTCTGATGGATTATGTGGGCATGGGGATTAGGCCGGAAAAGGAATTCTATTACACAAGGCTGGAGATCAAGATTAAAGAAAATATTTGA
- the chvE gene encoding multiple monosaccharide ABC transporter substrate-binding protein, whose protein sequence is MKKALSLLLALTMALSMAACGGSPAPSSSTDPASTPASSTAPAPESTPNSNTKVGVSMPTQSLQRWNQDGSNMKQLLEAAGYEVDLQYAGDNDIPTQVAQIENMISGGCGVLVIAAIDGSALTTVLDSAKNANIPVIAYDRLIMNSDAISYYASFDNWKVGKLQGTYIEEALDLKNAAGPFNIELFTGSPDDNNINFFFGGAMEVLKPYIDSGKLVVKSGQTAKEQCATPGWSTEESQKRMENLVSSQGYSPNGTPLHAVLSSNDSVANGITNALVAAGFTAENFPVITGQDCDKPAVKNILAGTHSMSVFKDTRTLASQVVKMVDAILKGSAPEINDTQTYDNGTGIIPSFLCDPVACTIDNYKELLISSGYYTDADLA, encoded by the coding sequence ATGAAAAAAGCACTATCACTGTTATTGGCACTGACCATGGCGTTAAGTATGGCCGCCTGCGGCGGCAGTCCTGCTCCCTCTTCCTCTACCGATCCGGCAAGCACACCGGCATCTTCTACTGCTCCGGCTCCTGAATCCACACCCAACTCCAACACCAAGGTCGGTGTTTCCATGCCCACTCAAAGTCTTCAGCGCTGGAATCAAGATGGCAGCAACATGAAACAGCTTCTTGAAGCCGCTGGTTACGAAGTTGATCTGCAGTATGCCGGCGACAACGACATCCCCACACAGGTTGCCCAGATCGAAAACATGATCTCCGGCGGCTGCGGTGTTCTCGTTATTGCCGCTATCGACGGCAGCGCTCTCACCACTGTTCTCGACAGTGCTAAAAACGCCAACATCCCTGTTATCGCTTATGATCGCCTGATCATGAACAGCGATGCCATCTCCTACTACGCCAGCTTTGATAACTGGAAGGTTGGCAAGCTTCAGGGTACATACATTGAAGAAGCTCTTGATCTTAAAAATGCCGCTGGTCCTTTTAACATCGAGCTCTTTACCGGCTCTCCTGATGACAACAACATCAACTTCTTCTTTGGCGGCGCCATGGAAGTTCTGAAGCCCTACATCGACAGCGGCAAGCTGGTCGTTAAGAGCGGACAGACTGCTAAAGAGCAATGCGCTACCCCTGGTTGGAGCACAGAAGAAAGCCAGAAGCGCATGGAAAACCTTGTTTCTTCTCAGGGTTACAGCCCCAACGGTACTCCTCTCCACGCTGTTCTTTCCAGCAATGACTCTGTTGCCAATGGTATCACCAATGCTTTGGTAGCCGCTGGCTTCACTGCTGAAAACTTCCCCGTTATCACCGGTCAGGACTGCGACAAGCCTGCTGTCAAGAACATTCTCGCTGGCACTCACAGCATGTCTGTTTTCAAAGATACCCGTACTCTGGCCTCTCAGGTTGTTAAGATGGTTGATGCCATTCTTAAGGGTTCCGCTCCTGAAATCAACGACACTCAAACCTACGACAACGGCACAGGCATCATCCCCTCCTTCCTCTGCGATCCCGTTGCCTGCACCATTGATAACTACAAGGAACTCCTTATCTCCTCCGGTTACTACACCGATGCTGATCTCGCTTAA
- the mmsB gene encoding multiple monosaccharide ABC transporter permease, with translation MYKTKISLKKYTMLLALVFIMILFQMLIIWQNKGSLFAPSNITNLISQNSYVVILATGMLMCILTGGNIDLSVGSIVALVGAIAGTLIVNMKANIYLSIAICLLAGTLLGAWQAFWIAYMRIPPFIVTLAGMLTFRGLALILLNGLTISPFPADYTRYFNSYLAFGGALNFSLAIGAVVCAILVVTQLYARRNKVKKGYTVEPLALLAVKLLLICAVTIYVSWLLGRDKGIPIILVLLAVVVLAYNYYTSNTVPGRYLYAMGGNEKAARLSGVDTNRTLFFAYTNMGFLAAIAALVCVARFNSAAPSAGTNYEMDAIASCYIGGASAFGGVGTVGGSVIGAVFMGVLNNGMSILGIDANWQRTVKGLVLLAAVIFDVMSKKRKQA, from the coding sequence ATGTACAAAACCAAAATATCACTGAAAAAATATACCATGTTGCTGGCGTTGGTCTTTATTATGATATTGTTTCAGATGTTAATCATCTGGCAAAACAAGGGTTCTTTGTTCGCCCCTTCCAATATCACAAACCTTATAAGCCAAAATAGCTATGTGGTTATTTTAGCGACCGGTATGTTGATGTGTATTCTCACCGGAGGCAACATTGATCTTTCCGTAGGCAGTATTGTTGCTCTGGTAGGAGCTATTGCAGGAACCTTGATTGTCAATATGAAGGCTAATATTTATCTTTCTATTGCTATTTGCCTGTTGGCCGGAACACTTTTAGGTGCATGGCAGGCTTTCTGGATCGCTTATATGCGCATCCCACCTTTCATTGTTACGTTAGCAGGCATGCTCACTTTCCGCGGGCTTGCACTGATTTTGCTCAATGGCTTGACCATTTCGCCCTTCCCCGCAGACTATACCCGTTATTTCAACAGCTACTTAGCCTTTGGCGGAGCGCTCAACTTTTCTTTAGCCATCGGCGCAGTGGTATGTGCAATTTTGGTTGTTACCCAGCTGTATGCCCGACGCAATAAAGTGAAAAAGGGCTACACTGTCGAGCCTTTGGCCTTACTAGCAGTCAAGCTGCTGCTGATCTGTGCCGTTACCATATATGTTTCTTGGCTGTTAGGCCGTGATAAGGGTATTCCTATCATTTTGGTTCTGTTGGCCGTGGTGGTTTTGGCTTACAACTACTATACCTCCAACACAGTTCCCGGCCGTTATCTTTATGCTATGGGCGGCAACGAAAAGGCAGCTCGCCTATCCGGTGTTGATACCAACCGCACCCTTTTCTTTGCTTACACCAACATGGGCTTTTTGGCAGCCATTGCCGCCCTTGTGTGCGTGGCCCGCTTTAATTCCGCCGCTCCCAGCGCCGGAACCAACTATGAAATGGATGCCATTGCCTCCTGCTATATTGGCGGAGCCTCCGCTTTCGGCGGTGTCGGAACAGTAGGTGGTTCTGTAATTGGTGCGGTTTTCATGGGTGTTCTGAACAACGGTATGTCCATTCTGGGTATTGACGCCAACTGGCAGAGAACAGTAAAAGGCCTCGTACTTTTGGCCGCAGTCATCTTTGATGTAATGAGTAAAAAACGCAAACAAGCCTAA
- the xylB gene encoding xylulokinase, translating to MNYLIGIDLGTSGTKTVLFDLSGKSIASATVEYPLYQPQNGWAEQDPHDWWNACVSTLCQVMKDAGISKEKVAGIGLSGQMHGLVMLDEAGEVLHNSIIWCDGRTAQECEEITNRVGAQRLIEISANPALTGFTAGKILWMRRHKPELYAKCRHILLPKDYLRYKLCGVFATEVSDASGMNLLDVPNRCWSSEILEKLEIDPDLLPKVYESCEITGAITREAADLTGLAPGIPVVGGAGDNAAAAIGTGVVEQGKAFTTIGTSGVIFAHSDSVCIDPAGRVHTFCSAVPGAWTVMSCTLSAGGSLQWFRNNFCTAEMQTAAGLGKDPYYLMDQEAERIPIGSNRLIFLPYLMGERSPLLNPDARGVFFGLSGIHTRQDMLRAVMEGVMYSQRECLDVLREMGVPLCEMLATGGGGNSPLWRQMMADLYSCPVVTIDSKEGPALGAAILAGVGASLYPSVQEACRTVIRTNPPQNPIPEHSAAYEPYFRLYQEVYASLKKQFSLLSALN from the coding sequence TTGAACTACCTAATCGGAATTGATCTTGGCACCTCAGGCACCAAAACGGTTCTCTTTGATTTATCCGGAAAAAGCATCGCATCCGCCACGGTGGAATACCCCCTCTACCAGCCTCAAAATGGCTGGGCGGAGCAAGATCCCCATGATTGGTGGAATGCTTGTGTAAGCACCCTTTGTCAGGTCATGAAGGATGCAGGCATCTCAAAAGAAAAGGTTGCCGGAATCGGTCTTTCCGGGCAGATGCACGGGCTGGTTATGCTGGATGAGGCCGGTGAAGTGCTTCACAACAGCATTATCTGGTGCGATGGCCGCACCGCTCAGGAATGTGAGGAAATTACAAACCGAGTGGGCGCTCAACGTTTGATTGAGATTTCTGCCAACCCTGCACTGACCGGCTTTACCGCTGGAAAAATTCTGTGGATGCGGCGTCACAAGCCTGAACTCTATGCCAAATGCCGCCACATTCTGTTACCCAAGGATTATCTGCGTTACAAGCTCTGCGGTGTGTTTGCCACAGAAGTCAGCGATGCCTCCGGCATGAATCTACTGGATGTTCCCAATCGCTGCTGGAGCAGCGAAATACTGGAAAAGCTGGAAATCGATCCCGATCTTCTCCCAAAAGTATACGAATCATGTGAGATTACCGGAGCAATCACCCGGGAAGCAGCCGATCTTACCGGTCTGGCTCCAGGTATACCGGTGGTGGGCGGTGCCGGAGACAATGCCGCCGCCGCTATCGGAACCGGGGTGGTGGAGCAAGGCAAGGCCTTTACCACTATTGGCACCTCCGGTGTTATCTTCGCCCACTCTGATTCTGTTTGCATCGACCCGGCCGGGCGTGTACATACCTTTTGCAGCGCAGTGCCCGGCGCATGGACTGTAATGAGCTGCACTCTTTCGGCGGGAGGGAGCCTGCAATGGTTCCGCAATAACTTTTGTACCGCTGAAATGCAGACAGCCGCTGGTCTGGGCAAGGATCCCTACTATTTGATGGATCAGGAAGCTGAACGAATTCCCATTGGCTCAAACCGCCTTATCTTTTTGCCTTACCTGATGGGTGAGCGGAGCCCTCTGCTTAACCCCGATGCCCGTGGTGTGTTTTTTGGGCTTTCAGGTATACACACAAGGCAGGATATGCTGCGTGCCGTAATGGAAGGCGTTATGTATTCCCAGCGGGAATGCCTCGATGTGCTCAGAGAAATGGGTGTCCCCTTATGCGAAATGCTCGCAACAGGCGGGGGCGGCAACAGCCCTCTGTGGCGGCAAATGATGGCTGATCTGTATAGCTGCCCTGTTGTCACCATAGACAGCAAAGAAGGCCCTGCTCTTGGAGCCGCCATTCTTGCGGGTGTGGGTGCATCTCTTTATCCCAGTGTTCAGGAAGCCTGCCGAACCGTCATACGCACCAATCCACCGCAGAATCCCATCCCAGAGCACAGTGCCGCTTACGAACCCTATTTCCGCTTGTATCAAGAGGTTTATGCATCCCTTAAAAAGCAATTTTCTCTTCTATCCGCTTTAAACTAA
- the xylA gene encoding xylose isomerase codes for MAEIFEGIGKIPYEGITGDSPLSFKYYDANRIIAGKPMKDHLKFAMAWWHNLSATGADMFGVGTADKSFGSTSGSMEHAHAKVDAGFEFMQKLGIEYFCFHDVDIIPEASDINETNRRLDEITDHILEKMKETGIKCLWGTANMFSNPRFMNGAGSSNSADVFAFAAAQVKKALDLTVKLGGTGYVFWGGREGYETLLNTDIKFEQENIAQLMKMAVDYGRSIGFEGEFWIEPKPKEPMKHQYDFDAATAIGFLRQYGLDKDFKLNIEANHATLAGHTFQHDLRIAAMNGMLGSVDANTGDLLLGWDTDEFPYNVYDTTMCMYEVLKAGGLKNGGLNFDAKNRRPSYTQEDMFLGFILGMDTFALGLLKAASLIEDGRIDSFIKERYASYQSGIGAKIRSGETNLKELAEYAAQLKAPALPGSGKQEYLESVVNSILF; via the coding sequence ATGGCCGAAATTTTTGAAGGAATTGGCAAAATCCCCTACGAAGGGATCACTGGTGACAGCCCTCTATCTTTTAAATATTATGATGCAAATAGAATAATAGCCGGTAAACCCATGAAGGATCACCTGAAATTCGCCATGGCATGGTGGCACAATCTTTCAGCTACCGGTGCGGATATGTTCGGAGTTGGAACAGCCGATAAGAGCTTTGGTTCCACCTCGGGCAGTATGGAACATGCACACGCTAAGGTGGACGCTGGATTTGAGTTTATGCAGAAGCTGGGGATTGAATATTTCTGCTTCCACGATGTGGATATTATCCCCGAAGCCAGTGATATCAATGAAACCAACCGCCGCCTCGATGAAATTACCGATCATATTCTGGAGAAAATGAAAGAGACCGGTATAAAATGCCTATGGGGCACCGCGAATATGTTCAGCAATCCTCGCTTTATGAATGGTGCGGGCAGTTCCAACTCGGCAGATGTTTTCGCTTTTGCTGCCGCACAGGTAAAGAAGGCTCTTGACCTGACCGTTAAGCTGGGTGGTACCGGATATGTTTTCTGGGGCGGACGGGAAGGCTATGAAACACTGCTCAACACCGACATTAAATTTGAGCAGGAAAACATTGCCCAGTTAATGAAAATGGCGGTAGACTATGGCCGCAGCATCGGTTTTGAGGGCGAATTCTGGATTGAGCCCAAGCCCAAGGAGCCCATGAAGCATCAGTATGATTTTGATGCCGCCACTGCAATCGGCTTCCTGCGCCAGTATGGTCTGGACAAAGACTTTAAACTGAATATTGAGGCCAACCATGCCACGCTGGCAGGCCACACCTTCCAGCACGATCTGCGCATTGCGGCCATGAACGGCATGCTGGGCAGTGTAGACGCCAATACTGGCGATTTGCTTCTGGGATGGGATACAGATGAATTCCCGTACAACGTGTATGACACCACCATGTGTATGTATGAGGTGCTGAAGGCAGGCGGGCTGAAAAACGGTGGGCTCAATTTCGATGCCAAAAACCGCCGCCCCAGCTATACTCAAGAAGATATGTTCTTGGGCTTTATTCTTGGTATGGATACCTTCGCTCTTGGCCTTCTTAAAGCCGCTTCGCTGATTGAAGACGGCCGTATCGACAGCTTTATAAAAGAGCGCTATGCAAGCTATCAGAGTGGAATCGGGGCAAAAATCCGCAGCGGCGAAACAAACTTGAAGGAACTGGCAGAATATGCCGCCCAACTCAAAGCCCCAGCCCTCCCCGGTTCAGGCAAGCAGGAATATCTGGAGAGCGTTGTAAACTCCATCCTGTTTTAA
- the mmsA gene encoding multiple monosaccharide ABC transporter ATP-binding protein, with protein MRKILLEMKNITKLFPGVKALDNVNLSVEEGEIHALVGENGAGKSTLMNVLSGIYPYGSYEGQIIYDGDECCFSTIRDSEKKGIVIIHQELALVPYMSIAENMFLGNERGSSLHIDWGETNNKADELLRVVGLRESSHTLIKDISIGKQQLVEIAKALAKNVHLLILDEPTASLNEDDSAKLLDLLLQLKKDGITSILISHKLGEVAKVADHITVIRDGATIETLSKDDDISEPRIIKGMVGREINDRFPKRPYNVGNVVMEVKDWTVYHPLYAGRKVCDQVNIQLRAGEVVGISGLMGAGRTELAMSIFGRSYGTDISGELKIHGKPVTLKTVKDAIHNKIAYVSEDRKNEGLILSKDIRLNTTLANLESISPSGRIDKDREVQVAEEYRKKLRIKTPSCEQLVGNLSGGNQQKVLLSKWMFAEPDILILDEPTRGIDVGAKYEIYNIINDLVAQNKSVLMISSEMPEVLGMCDRIYVMNEGRIVAELTREQASQEIIMAKILQSSKGA; from the coding sequence ATGCGCAAAATATTGTTGGAAATGAAAAATATTACCAAACTGTTTCCCGGTGTGAAGGCACTCGACAATGTTAATCTCAGCGTGGAGGAAGGTGAAATCCATGCTCTGGTGGGAGAAAACGGAGCTGGAAAATCCACCCTAATGAATGTTCTGAGCGGCATTTATCCCTATGGGAGCTATGAAGGCCAAATCATCTATGATGGTGATGAATGCTGTTTTTCCACCATTCGAGACAGTGAAAAAAAAGGAATCGTAATTATTCATCAGGAGTTGGCACTGGTTCCTTATATGTCCATTGCTGAAAATATGTTTCTGGGAAACGAACGTGGCTCTTCTTTACATATTGATTGGGGAGAAACCAATAACAAAGCAGATGAATTGCTCCGTGTGGTGGGTCTGCGCGAATCTTCGCATACATTGATCAAGGATATCAGCATCGGCAAACAGCAGCTGGTGGAAATTGCAAAGGCTCTGGCCAAAAATGTACATCTGCTCATTTTAGATGAGCCGACAGCTTCTCTTAATGAGGATGATTCTGCCAAGCTTCTGGATCTTCTGCTGCAGCTAAAAAAAGATGGGATAACTTCGATCCTAATCTCTCATAAGCTGGGAGAAGTTGCAAAAGTAGCGGATCACATTACCGTAATCCGAGATGGTGCGACAATTGAAACTCTTTCCAAAGATGATGATATCAGCGAGCCGCGTATTATTAAAGGAATGGTCGGCCGCGAAATCAACGATCGCTTTCCTAAGCGCCCATATAATGTTGGGAATGTAGTTATGGAGGTAAAAGATTGGACCGTTTATCATCCTCTTTACGCAGGGCGTAAGGTGTGTGATCAGGTAAACATCCAGTTGCGCGCAGGAGAAGTGGTGGGTATTTCGGGCTTGATGGGTGCAGGGCGTACCGAGCTGGCTATGAGTATTTTTGGCCGCAGTTATGGCACCGATATTTCCGGAGAATTAAAGATTCACGGCAAACCAGTCACATTAAAAACTGTTAAAGATGCTATTCATAACAAGATCGCTTATGTTTCAGAAGATCGCAAAAATGAGGGTCTAATCTTATCCAAAGACATTCGGCTTAACACAACCTTGGCTAATCTGGAAAGTATCAGCCCCAGCGGCCGCATCGATAAGGATCGCGAAGTGCAGGTAGCCGAGGAATATCGAAAAAAACTACGGATAAAAACCCCCAGCTGTGAGCAGCTGGTAGGCAATCTTTCCGGTGGAAACCAGCAAAAGGTGCTGCTTTCCAAGTGGATGTTTGCCGAACCGGATATTCTGATTCTAGATGAACCCACCCGAGGCATTGATGTGGGCGCTAAATATGAAATTTACAATATCATAAACGATCTGGTGGCACAGAATAAATCGGTATTAATGATCTCCAGCGAAATGCCAGAAGTTCTGGGCATGTGCGACAGAATCTATGTAATGAACGAAGGCCGTATAGTTGCAGAACTCACACGGGAACAAGCCAGTCAGGAGATTATTATGGCCAAGATCCTGCAATCCAGCAAAGGAGCGTAA